Proteins co-encoded in one Zootoca vivipara chromosome 3, rZooViv1.1, whole genome shotgun sequence genomic window:
- the AKAP12 gene encoding A-kinase anchor protein 12 isoform X2, protein MLGTITLTVGQRETANVILKEEPAENMETKPPESPDKSNIDVEQKDAQDADQQLPSEEEKVEELAEPSESPSSNDVGFKKVFKFVGFKFTVRKDKTEKAEPVQLLNVKADETEVLSEGAGDCKEIRLDTVEEETQSEVPCPVEKTEQETQTEQTKEEISPEKVTESPVEAGSKEIEIKSDGSKSPESPTSPLTNETASPLRKFFTQGWAGFRKRTSFRKPREEEQQATEREMQEQEKGVIKEEATPTEESEKEKPIPEKERTEVPIEASDAIVERKKTKMIDVSTETHKEEAVAAFEQPSPQMSAESVDIEPNISLNKIDLEENLEPAQECQMALEHSPLASSEKKSELAAPLATEVFEEKTDQSAPTSPMPIETPEEHFEIVEAISEPKAPLATENFDDRHTEICTDVGTTVEKEEPKPTEKAKLLLEQFVETDAEIKEQATDEQLKVKESLVELVNVELKQTEPSSGDSATIKPLEVITNEVELLSSQERAKIQGSPLKKLFTSSSLKKLSAKKHKGKREEAKLGEAAEQAQQLSDSAESPEDPRAESSASSPEETTESVGKVTDAAHTTETEDGSASDMEKKRDIVTPWASFKKMVTPKKRVRRLSESDKEEELEKAKTATLSSTESAPSEEQDDVKENVEEQKLEKITDEPKRKVDTSVSWEALICVGSSKKRTRKSSTSDEEVGQRLAQEGQKIDETGPNKETAPSMTITSSQESDQGQGGFSPEQAGSPSEGEGVSTWESFKRLVTPRRKSKTKMEERNEESSTVPSLEHYTSDGESGKEESWVSFKKLMPGRRKKKSDGIPEHAPVQEAGEEMTEIHEDDSDVPAVVPLSEYDAAEQEKFEAQKAKQEDLTKKTSDQSESTLIIEQSNEGLVHAVTVTMVEGERAVTSIEERSPSWISAAVTESIEHAKEDEEKPIEQISETGIVEEMVVVTKVMPEIQKEISGDTLISDLEVTSEAITAREETSGVEEAAEVSCAEETTEMVSAVSRLTESPDTTEIVTPVQEVEESQQNLEELNKQTQEILQEVAERVKLSSEAQEISKRISEVTILPEKIGQETTVIFQEAEQPSKEEPEKTDIQVSQSQDEAKGSSLKEALEKSNDICVEVKKSSKETVSLDKTDESHDSKIEQEIVQEIIEKQTAEEEGFVIVTVTPEEGPEVNVGDIVKEAKTNLKDAVEGGIADDTGPAVDELAKLSHEEKPQFSQKLEQVVNTIPDLEAKLVTTADEVKAPVQNEIKEVEPPCADVFVLETPIQSKMTDVPVQNAVTEVRDLSMAKHAALGLLPGSTENAVVEACIQNKDTEVSVVTETHVQKVEPKGQLQKSETNISMVNEKLEPLQAETVEKDLVEVEVHKQNAETETHKQSVETDDHVKEVEMKFLAESVEAEKAELKEDLELPTKAEVVSPSEKEVEEHIKETKAQISTEKAHAKLEADACTEKVDVKVEAEVPAEEAETVASSDQPDEKLDLETPAEKVDIESAVEIAKEKSEVEVPAKKLEADACTEKVDVKADIEKVEVEISKTQMDVQTSTDKGESEAPSKMMKVEDPIEKTEAAAEESNASVCVEAITVKPDVKVEAEVPAEKAETVASSDQPDEKLDLETPAEKVDIESAVEIAKAKSEVEVPAKKLDAEDSAEKAKVASSVEKAESDIILKEKTEVPIEKAAIKTGVKVFAEKEDAKVEVKFPSEKVHNEVFSEQSEEIMEAEAAATKQPELKEILQNVENEVSFNSEVEDTSDSLATCVEIISDKASVISDQTEAPEQREMQDVSLSLEFKCFDTVVTEEPSKNEVEDDLASEKTSTEQAVAERSVERGLVEVSAPDQNAVDVIQKHVADASHTLKLEGTEGIAVDVPESNELKDVTLVTATEGSVQNEKEDALTLGSKHTETELTEDNTVKSEATVDPVKKEIENIELATEVKFTEMVTTEAVKTKVGDILISDSGALSDVLSENKGESSVTEGSEAGINGVCVQSEMCPHKLPLETVLPLSQSATISDSSRRKQALSEKVLVTETEKSTGKIELAGADVLCAAPVQQEMFTEQQEVITTDIPEVQSYGVHKSSVTVTAATVKEQVIAENVTVTETLTENLQSLLEEPKETTFKSVQQVSFAQSGLEVLGPDKDTVSWSGKADSVVEEAVLAAVTCTKDDLIQKSVLDSSPEMKLQRLESSQECEKKAPPERRSSLTHIEFQKDVVQSVTIESQSTKIVLKIIQNAVDTLEQTEELPSVSKQQSEPFLMGVNKSEIQEGLQTGQILPVKGRGEKNLEIQPSTIILTQSAENKEAFKVAEEIPFVSNKSEDAKVMLQPDARSGTVTALAQDPESLNEIVKEIKKETGFQKENGESKLHSEGDTATPTEIQRPAVEDTASGDLPKESLEMAQPRLTDVEAGQTVQIQQQFIDQQTPAKNKDDHSQSTGFVETYTEKDINNQDYTISESPQLSLELTES, encoded by the exons ATGCTGGGAACTATCACTCTAACAG TTGGACAAAGAGAAACCGCAAATGTGATTCTAAAAGAAGAGCCAGCTGAAAATATGGAGACCAAGCCACCAGAATCACCCGATAAATCTAACATAGATGTGGAACAGAAAGATGCACAGGATGCTGATCAGCAATTgccatcagaagaagaaaaagtggaaGAGCTGGCAGAACCTAGTGAATCTCCATCATCAAATGATGTTggatttaaaaaagtttttaagttTGTTGGATTCAAATTTACTGTCAGAAAGGATAAGACTGAGAAAGCAGAACCTGTTCAGTTGCTGAATGTGAAAGCAGATGAGACAGAAGTACTATCGGAAGGAGCTGGAGATTGTAAAGAAATCAGGCTAGATACAGTGGAGGAAGAAACACAAAGTGAGGTGCCCTGCCCTGTAGAAAAGACTGAGCAAGAAACTCAGACTGAGCAGACAAAAGAAGAAATTTCTCCTGAAAAAGTAACAGAAAGTCCTGTTGAAGCGGGAAGCAAGGAGATAGAGATTAAAAGCGATGGTAGCAAGTCTCCAGAGTCTCCAACAAGTCCATTAACTAATGAAACAGCATCACCCCTAAGAAAGTTCTTTACCCAGGGTTGGGCTGGGTTTAGGAAAAGGACAAGTTTCAGGAAACCTAGAGAAGAAGAACAGCAAGCCACTGAGAGAGAAATGCAGGAGCAAGAAAAAGGAGTGATAAAAGAGGAAGCCACTCCCACTGAAgaatcagaaaaagaaaaacccatacCAGAAAAAGAGAGGACAGAAGTGCCTATAGAAGCCAGTGATGCTAtagtagaaagaaaaaaaacaaaaatgatagaTGTTTCAACAGAAACACATAAGGAGGAAGCTGTTGCTGCCTTTGAACAGCCATCACCACAAATGTCTGCTGAAAGTGTAGACATAGAACCCAATATAAGCTTGAATAAGATTGACTTGGAGGAAAACTTGGAACCTGCACAAGAATGTCAAATGGCCCTGGAGCATAGCCCTCTTGCGTCATCTGAGAAAAAATCTGAACTAGCAGCTCCTTTGGCAACTGAAGTATTTGAAGAAAAAACAGATCAGTCTGCCCCAACTTCTCCAATGCCTATAGAAACGCCTGAGGAGCATTTTGAAATAGTTGAAGCCATATCCGAACCAAAGGCTCCTCTGGCAACGGAAAATTTTGATGACAGACACACAGAGATATGCACTGATGTTGGCACTACTGTGGAGAAGGAAGAACCAAAACCAACTGAAAAAGCAAAACTTCTTCTTGAACAATTTGTTGAAACTGATGCTGAGATTAAAGAACAAGCCACTGATGAACAGCTAAAAGTCAAAGAAAGCTTAGTTGAACTAGTAAATGTTGAACTCAAGCAAACTGAACCAAGTAGTGGAGATTCAGCAACAATCAAACCTCTAGAAGTCATTACAAATGAAGTTGAATTACTTTCATCTCAAGAAAGAGCCAAGATACAAGGCAGCCCCCTAAAAAAGCTTTTTACAAGTTCAAGCTTAAAGAAGTTGTCAGCAAAGAAACataaaggaaaaagagaagaagctaAGCTAGGGGAAGCAGCAGAACAAGCACAGCAGTTGTCTGATTCTGCAGAAAGTCCAGAAGATCCAAGAGCAGAAAGCTCTGCTTCTTCCCCTGAAGAAACAACAGAATCTGTAGGAAAAGTTACAGATGCAGCACACACCACTGAAACGGAAGATGGTTCTGCTTCAGATATGGAGAAGAAAAGAGACATTGTTACACCTTgggcatcatttaaaaaaatggtgacTCCTAAGAAACGGGTCAGGAGGCTTTCTGAAAGTGATAAGGAAGAAGAACTTGAGAAGGCAAAGACTGCTACTCTATCTTCAACTGAAAGTGCACCTTCTGAAGAGCAGGATGATGTAAAAGAAAATGTTGAGGAACAGAAATTAGAAAAAATCACAGATGAGCCCAAAAGAAAGGTTGATACTTCTGTATCATGGGAAGCCTTAATTTGTGTAGGTTCATCTAAGAAAAGAACCAGAAAATCATCAACTTCTGATGAAGAGGTAGGACAAAGACTTGCTCAAGAAGGACAGAAAATAGATGAAACTGGGCCCAATAAAGAAACAGCACCAAGCATGACCATTACTAGCTCACAAGAAAGTGATCAAGGACAAGGAGGTTTTTCACCAGAACAAGCTGGAAGCCCATCTGAAGGTGAGGGAGTTTCAACATGGGAGTCCTTTAAAAGACTAGTAACCCCAAGAAGAAAAtctaaaacaaaaatggaagagaGAAATGAAGAATCTTCTACAGTTCCAAGTTTAGAACATTATACTTCAGATGGAGAGTCTGGAAAAGAAGAATCAtgggtttcatttaaaaaactaaTGCCTGGTCGTAGGAAGAAGAAGTCAGATGGAATACCAGAACATGCTCCTGTTCAGGAAGCTGGAGAAGAAATGACTGAAATCCATGAGGACGATTCTGATGTTCCAGCCGTTGTTCCTTTATCAGAGTATGATGCTGCTGAACAAGAGAAGTTTGAAGCTCAAAAGGCAAAACAAGAAGATTTAACTAAGAAAACCTCAGACCAGTCAGAAAGTACTTTGATTATTGAGCAGTCCAATGAAGGACTAGTTCATGCAGTTACTGTCACAATggtagaaggagagagagcagTTACAAGTATTGAAGAAAGATCACCATCTTGGATATCGGCTGCTGTGACAGAGTCCATTGAACATGCAAAGGAAGATGAAGAGAAACCTATTGAGCAGATCTCTGAAACTGGAATTGTGGAAGAAATGGTGGTGGTTACTAAAGTCATGCCAGAAATTCAAAAGGAGATTAGTGGTGACACTCTAATTAGTGACCTGGAGGTAACCTCAGAAGCAATTACAGCTAGAGAAGAAACTTCAGGTGTTGAAGAAGCAGCTGAAGTATCCTGTGCTGAAGAGACAACGGAAATGGTTTCAGCAGTTTCAAGGCTAACTGAGTCCCCTGATACAACAGAAATAGTAACACCAGTGCAGGAGGTAGAGGAAAGCCAGCAAAACCTAGAAgaactaaataaacaaacacaggaAATTCTGCAAGAAGTTGCTGAAAGAGTTAAATTGTCCAGTGAAGCACAGGAAATCAGTAAAAGGATATCAGAAGTAACAATTCTGCCAGAGAAAATAGGGCAAGAAACTACTGTCATATTTCAAGAGGCAGAACAACCCTCAAAGGAAGAACCAGAGAAGACTGATATCCAAGTTAGTCAAAGTCAAGATGAAGCTAAAGGAAGTAGTCTGAAGGAAGCGTTGGAAAAGAGTAATGACATTTGTGTAGAGGTGAAGAAAAGCTCGAAAGAAACTGTTAGCTTGGATAAGACTGATGAGAGTCATGATTCAAAGATTGAACAAGAAATTGTTCAAGAAATCATTGAAAAACAGACTGCTGAAGAGGAAGGATTTGTCATTGTCACAGTAACCCCTGAAGAAGGGCCAGAAGTAAATGTTGGTGACATAGTAAAGGAAgccaaaacaaatttaaaagatgCAGTTGAAGGTGGGATTGCAGACGATACTGGTCCAGCAGTTGATGAATTGGCAAAATTATCACACGAAGAGAAGCCTCAGTTCTCCCAGAAACTTGAACAAGTGGTGAACACCATACCTGACTTGGAAGCTAAATTAGTAACTACTGCAGATGAGGTAAAAGCCCCtgtgcaaaatgaaataaaagaagttGAGCCTCCCTGTGCTGATGTTTTCGTGCTTGAGACACCTATCCAGAGCAAGATGACTGACGTTCCAGTGCAGAATGCAGTAACTGAAGTCAGGGACCTAAGTATGGCCAAACATGCCGCACTTGGCTTACTACCAGGAAGCACAGAGAATGCTGTAGTTGAGGCCTGCATCCAGAACAAAGACACAGAGGTTTCTGTGGTAACTGAGACCCACGTACAGAAGGTGGAACCCAAGGGCCAACTGCAGAAATCAGAAACCAATATTTCTATGGTAAATGAGAAACTTGAACCTCTCCAAGCTGAGACTGTAGAAAAAGACTTGGTGGAAGTGGAGGTCCACAAGCAGAATGCAGAGACTGAGACCCATAAGCAAAGTGTAGAAACAGATGACCATGTCAAAGAGGTGGAAATGAAGTTCCTCGCAGAGAGTGTAGAAGCAGAGAAGGCAGAATTGAAGGAGGACTTGGAGCTTCCCACAAAGGCAGAAGTAGTGTCCCCCTCAGAAAAAGAAGTGGAGGAACATATAAAAGAGACAAAAGCACAGATCTCTACAGAAAAGGCACATGCAAAGTTGGAGGCAGATGCCTGCACAGAGAAAGTAGATGTGAAGGTAGAAGCAGAGGTTCCTGCAGAGGAGGCAGAAACAGTGGCTTCATCAGATCAGCCAGATGAAAAGCTAGATCTGGAAACTCCTGCAGAGAAGGTGGATATAGAGTCTGCTGTAGAGATTGCGAAGGAAAAGAGTGAAGTGGAGGTTCCTGCAAAGAAGTTGGAGGCAGATGCCTGCACAGAGAAAGTAGATGTGAAGGCAGATATAGAAAAGGTGGAAGTTGAAATTTCCAAAACACAGATGGACGTGCAGACCTCCACAGACAAGGGGGAATCAGAGGCTCCCTCAAAGATGATGAAAGTGGAGGACCCTATAGAAAAGACAGAAGCTGCAGCAGAAGAATCAAATGCATCTGTTTGTGTGGAGGCCATCACAGTGAAACCAGATGTGAAGGTGGAAGCAGAGGTTCCTGCAGAGAAGGCAGAAACAGTGGCCTCATCAGATCAGCCAGATGAAAAGCTAGATCTGGAAACTCCTGCAGAGAAGGTGGATATAGAGTCTGCTGTAGAGATTGCCAAGGCAAAGAGCGAAGTGGAGGTTCCTGCAAagaagttggatgcagaggactCTGCAGAGAAGGCAAAAGTGGCATCCTCTGTAGAAAAAGCAGAAAGTGATATTATTcttaaagagaaaacagaagTCCCCATAGAGAAGGCAGCCATCAAGACTGGTGTGAAGGTCTTTGCAGAGAAGGAGGATGCAAAAGTGGAAGTGAAATTTCCTTCTGAGAAGGTGCATAACGAGGTCTTTTCAGAACAGTCAGAAGAAATTATGGAAGCAGAAGCCGCAGCCACCAAACAGCCAGAACTAAAAGAGATCCTGCAGAATGTGGAGAATGAGGTCAGTTTCAACTCTGAGGTAGAAGATACTTCAGATTCCCTAGCAACATGTGTTGAGATAATTTCTGATAAAGCCTCTGTAATTAGTGACCAAACTGAAGCTCCTGAGCAGAGAGAAATGCAAGATGTTTCCCTTTCCTTAGAATTTAAATGTTTTGATACAGTTGTTACTGAGGAGCCTTCAAAGAATGAAGTAGAAGATGACCTTGCCTCAGAAAAAACATCAACAGAGCAAGCTGTAGCTGAGAGATCTGTGGAAAGGGGACTAGTTGAAGTTTCAGCACCTGATCAAAACGCAGTGGATGTCATCCAGAAGCATGTAGCAGATGCCAGCCATACCTTGAAATTGGAAGGCACAGAAGGAATTGCAGTTGATGTTCCAGAAAGTAATGAACTGAAGGATGTCACACTTGTAACTGCAACTGAAGGATCTGTGCAGAATGAAAAGGAAGATGCACTTACTTTGGGATCAAAACACACTGAGACTGAGTTAACAGAGGACAACACTGTGAAAAGTGAGGCAACTGTGGATCCTGTGAAAAAAGAGATTGAAAACATAGAGCTAGCAACTGAAGTGAAATTCACAGAAATGGTAACAACTGAAGCAGTAAAGACCAAAGTTGGAGACATCCTCATCTCGGACTCTGGTGCTTTATCAGATGTCTTATCAGAAAATAAAGGAGAGAGTTCTGTCACAGAAGGCAGTGAAGCAGGTATAAATGGTGTTTGTGTACAGAGTGAAATGTGTCCTCATAAATTGCCCCTGGAAACAGTCCTTCCACTTTCACAATCTGCCACAATTTCAGATAGCTCTCGGAGAAAGCAAGCATTGTCGGAGAAGGTGTTAgtaacagaaacagaaaaatcaACAGGGAAAATTGAACTTGCTGGTGCTGATGTACTTTGTGCAGCTCCAGTGCAGCAAGAAATGTTCACTGAGCAGCAGGAGGTTATCACCACTGACATTCCTGAAGTACAAAGTTATGGAGTTCATAAATCCTCTGTAACAGTAACAGCTGCAACAGTCAAAGAACAAGTTATTGCAGAGAATGTCACGGTTACAGAAACATTAACTGAAAACCTGCAGTCTCTCCTAGAGGAGCCAAAAGAAACCACATTCAAATCAGTTCAGCAGGTGAGCTTTGCTCAATCAGGACTTGAGGTTCTAGGTCCTGATAAGGATACAgtgtcatggtctgggaaagcaGATTCAGTGGTAGAGGAGGCAGTTTTAGCAGCAGTAACGTGCACCAAAGATGATTTGATCCAGAAGTCTGTATTGGATTCCAGCCCTGAAATGAAGCTTCAGAGATTAGAATCAAGTCAAGAGTGTGAAAAAAAGGCACCGCCAGAAAGAAGATCCTCTTTAACTCATATAGAATTTCAAAAAGATGTGGTGCAATCGGTGACGATAGAGTCACAGAGTACAAAAATTGTGCTGAAAATTATCCAGAATGCTGTTGATACATTGGAGCAAACAGAAGAGTTGCCATCTGTGTCAAAGCAACAGAGTGAGCCATTTCTAATGGGTGTAAATAAATCTGAAATTCAGGAAGGTTTGCAGACTGGTCAGATTCTTCCTGTAAAaggcaggggagagaaaaatCTAGAGATCCAGCCATCAACTATAATTTTAACTCAATCTGCAGAGAATAAAGAGGCCTTCAAAGTGGCAGAAGAAATTCCCTTTGTATCTAATAAATCTGAAGATGCTAAAGTGATGTTGCAGCCAGATGCACGATCAGGCACTGTGACAGCACTAGCACAAGATCCTGAATCTCTGAATGAAATTGTGAAAGAAATTAAGAAAGAGACAGGTTTCCAGAAAGAAAATGGTGAATCAAAGCTCCATTCTGAAGGGGATACAGCCACTCCAACAGAGATTCAGAGACCAGCAGTAGAAGATACTGCCTCAGGAGATCTACCCAAAGAGTCACTTGAAATGGCCCAACCAAGGCTGACGGATGTAGAAGCTGGGCAGACTGTTCAGATCCAACAGCAGTTTATAGACCAACAAacacctgcaaaaaacaaagaTGACCACAGCCAATCAACAGGATTCGTGGAGACATACACAGAGAAAGATATAAATAATCAAGACTACACCATCAGTGAGAGTCCACAGCTAAGCTTAGAGCTCACTGAATCCTGA